aatacaaattttggaATAAAGCAATTATTTTCTCAACATAATCTCCTCTAAGCTCAAAAAAGGTTTCTGATGTCTACAGTTGGATCCATGTTGTGATCTCATGGTTACTTTTGTAGTTCAAAGTTAGCAAAGAGGTCACCCATATTATgctcaatattttaatattttaaatttggacCACACGGTTTTTTCCGATGCCTATTGTCTCAGCTTATCTTACAGTCAATTTCATTCGATTACatctttatacaactttggcgACCCTAGTAAAATGGCTTCATTGATATAAGCACCATACACTTTCGTAATACCCTTGGACTGTTGTTTAGCCAGCAGTACCAAATCCAAGCTTTAATGGCTCATAATATTAAGTAAAGGATAACTACTACTGAGGTTCTAAggatgaaataaaaacaattttgttcgACTTTGAAAtcgtatattatttattacactaTTCAAACATCTCTATAATTAATACGAATTTTTATATACTGCACAAGGTTAGAGTAAACCTTCCGAACTTCATTCTATATGTTAAGCACACCACTCGACGTTGAAATGGGACACAATAAAAGCAGTATCTACTGGAACCAAATAAGTAGAAAAGCCATTATCATCATCAGgacaaaattggtttgcaataTCTTTTCGGCAGAGGACTTTCGGAAGTAACCTGTTTTCTTTGACAAAACAAATACTTGCGAAGGGCCTTGAGCCGGTTGGGCAGGTTGAGCCTGTTGAAAGACTTGAACCGGTTGCATTGGTTGTGGGCCCGTTTGGACAGTTTGAGGTATTTGTACAGTTTGGACTGGTTGAACTGGCTGTGGGGGTTGGACTTGTTGAGGTTGTTGCACTACCTGGCCAATTTGAGGGGCTTGAGCTGGCGGTTGAGCAGCTTGCTGCGGAGGTTGGACAAATCCAATTGGCTGACCAGCCTCAACGGATTGTTGGAAGCCTGCTGGTGGCTGCTGATTTGGCTGCGGAACATTTATTTGTACAGTTTGGACTGGTTGAACTGGCTGTGAGGGTTCAACTTGTGGAGGTTGTTGCACTACTTGGACAGTTTGAGGTTCTTGAGCTGGCGGTTGAGTAGCTTGCTGAGGAGGTTGGACAAATCCAATTGGCTGACCAGCCACAACGGATTGTTGGAAGCCTGCTGGTTGCTGCTGATTTGGCTGCGGAACAGACGCTGGTTGCACTTGTTGAACAGCTGGCGCGACCGGTTGAGCTGGACCTACCACCGATGGCTGAACaataagctaaaataaaaatagaaataatatttacaagagTGATGTTTGAAAATTAACGATTTACTCCAGCTTGTGCCACAGCAGCGTTTGCAACTTCTTGGGAATTATTTAATGGCGACTTATGTTGCTCTTCCGTTGGTGGATTCGGCTGATCAACGGCTTGTTGTATCCGTAAATAGGAGTCTTTAATACCATCCGCTGAAGCTTGTTTCGCTGCTTGTTCAACTATTCGCTTCGCCAAACTTTTCTGTATCTTCTTAATAAACGCGATAAATGGGTTAGACCGCTCTGTTGTCTGTGGAGTTGGTGCCGGTGGTGCGGCTGGGATTTCTACAGATTGAGGTACTATCTTTTCAGATTGCTGTTGAACCGAATGATTTGCAAATGGAACCGGATTTTGTTGTTGGGCGATAGACtgcttattttgttgttgtacacttGGGTATTGATAGGGGAAATGTGCGTGACTGGCAGGTTGCTGGGACCCAGCCATAGGCAGTTTCGGATATATAGGTGTATAGTAAGATGGTTGAGAATGAACTTGTTCAACTGATTGCTGCGGTTGCCCTTGGGAAGCAATAGGAGAAGGATGCCACTGAGGATGTAGAGGCTGTTGAGGTTGCTGCTGTTGATGCTGCAGATATTGTTGTTGGGGCTGCTGctcttgtttttgtaaatactgttGTTGATATTGCCTTTGCTGATGAGGCTGTTGCTGCGGTTGCTTCGGTTGCTGCTGCGGCACATATAAAATAGGCTACAACGTTTCTTGTTGCTGAGATGATCCTGTTTGTGTACTtaccatttgttgttgttgcgtctgTTGCGGTTGTTGATATGGAAGGGGATCGCATACAATGTATTTAGTTTCAATGAATTTATTCCAGTCTTGTTTATCCCGTTCAGTTCTAATCTCTTTTCTACAATTTGGTGGCAAATGTTCGCTCATATCTAGTTTTTCCTTTTTCTCACGATGAGCGGCGACGGCGCGTCCTATCAAATGTCCCGCTGTCATGCCAGCTAAGGCGCTGAGCGctaatggaaaaaaaaaattataataacaaaataaaaaataaaaataataaaaaattagtaaaaccaactaaggaagggctaagttcgggtgtaaccgaacattttttacttttgcaacttgcaagggtcAAAGCTGGGAAAATACCTAAAGCTATTaggaaaacattattaaaaacaagaaaggaaaggctaagttcggatgtaaccgaacattttatactctcgcaaagtcaaatggtatactcgtttcagatttctttgtggattgactgatattttcggtagaaggtcaactataggcacagtacttaggggcttgaacagttttggttcaatttagacaatttttggtcacaaggtggcatactttaaacgtattattcacgcaaagttttaccccgatataatcattgttgcttgatatgcatagtggaaagtgaaagaaacagatggaattgaaaatggtgttatatgggaaatcggCGTGGTTGTAccccgatttcgcccattttcgcactataatatagaaatatgaaaagaacgttatgcaccgaatttggctgaaatcggttaagcagatcccaagatatgggttttcacctaaaagtgggcggtgccacgcccactgactaattttgaacgcggttcctataaagtcatctcataccatcccagagataaaatttaatatctctggcttgtttattGCTTGGTTTCGCGCTTcttgtagtttttaacagtcccgttatattgggagtgggcgggcttgtcacccgattgcacccattttcacaccgtcaatagaagtgctaaaaacatttgcttccagtgaaatttgttattatagcattagcggtttagagatatgcacattaaacctattagaggcggtaccacgcccacttaaaaaaaatattaactgcagatgcccctccctaatgtgatcctgtgtaccaaataacagtcttgtatcttattgcggagcgtagttatggcaagttatttgtttttgatcaatggcgttttgtgggcgtggcagtggtccgattacgcccatctgcaataccaactgtctcacggtaccaagaaacatgtctaccaagtttcataaagatatctcaatttttactcaagttagagcttgcacggacggacggacggacagacggacagacagtcacccggatttcaactcgtctcttcatcctgatcaattatatatatatataaccctatatctaactcgattagttttaggtgatacaaacaaccgttaggtgaacaaaactattatactctgtagcaacaggttgcgagagtataaaaaaaatgttgcgaaacaatttaacattcattattcgatgaaattgtaaatggatTACGATCAAATTgggtattttattaatttagatTATATTTCATAGACTCTAAGTgagttgttttattaatttattttacttcccgtaagttaaaattgtattaaaatcatcttcatatgagatatatgtgatataaactcaattgaagaagttaaatttaatataatgcgtTTATgtaaaaacgtcaaccaaaggatgggaattcattattttagggatataaggtttggacCAATGTCTGAACCAATTTCTTTTCccatacaatttttaagaaaacttgttcttttaatttttattaaagtatcacacattttgtcagatGGAAAGTAGTagttcggcattaaactatagtatatccaatattactTATACGTTGAActataatatatccaatattaatctgttaaattggtaaaaatatcttacatattgactgataggTATATGGCATAAgatcaaccggaagtttgaaaatcttatgttGGGCATATaagagataggggtagtattatcccgattttatctattctGTGATttgttatatgggggctagagcaagttttcacccgattttatttatttcaggcACAAAGGTACACTGTTATTAAGAAAATATGCTCTCTAATTTTTATTGAGTTAaatcacatattggccgatatatgcggtacaaAGTCACCCGGAaactctttatattaggtatatggggctaagagaaatattgacccgattttgctaattttttatacTCAGGCATACTAGAATCAGAAAAtcattctctccgaatttcaattatatatcacacacattgagcgatattttcagtaaaaagtcagtggaatttaaaaatgtgttgtATGGGAAAGTAGGCGCGGTTGTGATCCGATTTActccatttttacactgtaaaCAATTTTGATATCGGCTCTTATAAAGCCCTTTTGTGCCatcttgggtgtaaaattttatgtctctgacgcatttagttattgatttgtcaactttttagtagtttttaataaaaccggTATGTGGAccggttatcatccgatttaatctattttcacactatcgtaagaaggtttgaaaatatttgttgtgtgcAAATTTAggtgatatagctttattggtttcggagatatatatattaaacttgGTAGAGGGCGGATCCATGCCCACTTTTTCAAAACCACAGGTGCCCCTCCTTAATtaaattcgttgtaccaaatttgagttttgtatcctaatttacggcttagttatAGTACTTTATACGTTTTAGATTAATCGCGTTTTGTGACCTAACCCCACTTTGCATTTTATCATCGTATTAACCGTTAACCCGCAATACAATGAAGTTAAATATCttatagtattaaaaaatttattatttgctattttaaccTACCcatatttgttttctttccAGGCATAGGCTTACTATCTGCCCCCGGTGGCATGAAGGTCTGCAACAATACCAAAACGGCGAACCAACGACAGAAGGTCACGTACTTCATATACATTTTAGTGTCTATATATATGCTTctacacttttatatataagattTAAATGTATAATTTCGAAATTCCGATTTCGAAATTTCCGCTACTTCGCTGATCGACAATAACACCTCGCCTTTTCGGCTAAAACTGACACATTTTGGCTGTTGGCTAGGGTTTTGGCATTCAGAGTGAAGTACCGTGTGACGTTGGTCTTTCTGTCACCTTTTGAGTGTTGATTCCGCTACTATCGCATGACGGCATAATTAAGTTCATACATAGATGCGGTACTGTCGGTTTAAGCGACTTTTGGAACTTTCTACTGCACCTTCACTTCAAGCTTTCTGCGCTTCGTCGGAGGCAGAGCGTAACGTGCGCGTTTTTAACCAAATATTGACCTCATATTCGTTTGAACAGTTGCTTTGtgtatttttgaacaaaatttctaaaattgaaGCGCAATATAGCGTTGAACAAGGCATTTTGTgggtttttttaataatttgcttataactttttttttttaattctaagtGCGGAAAAATTGCTTTTTGCAGTATTTTGAACTTAGTTCAGCAGATCTCAATTAAAATGCATCAGTAGGCGCGATAAAACAAATACTCGTATAagattatttgtaaataattaagcaagtaatttatttaaaaaatatatattatataacatttgcTTCAGACTGTACTGTGATGACATTAAATGACCTTCAAAATAGATTTACTATTTATGATAAGAGATCAAGAAACATGCGGGTTTTTATTTGCACTTCTGCATAGATGCAAAAAAGCACAATATTCATAACACACTTTTCCTCCCAAGAAAAAGGAAGATTGATTCTTTGGACTATACTACCAGCAAAGATTTCAAATAACTGTTTTGATCTTTCATCGGCTGTAATTCCATCTCCATTCTACAAGTACTGGACCGCGTTCAAACACCTTAGTTGTTCATTGCGCGAAGCCATTTCTGTAAGCCAAAAAACAGTTTATATTTCTAGATCTCACAAAACAGGCTTAACATTTACTAATTATTCTGGGAGTAAGCTAAATGGAATTGAATTTATCTTTTTATGGCTTTATCAAAAATCTATTTAAGTCTTAAAAACTGTTAGAAAGGTTGAAGTTTTTGCTCACAAAATTCacggtaaattttttataaaaaagagtaCAATACTCgcttgatttgaaaaatataatttattgtgtGCAATATGCTGAAACTGACGGATCCAAGCGATTCGAAATTCATCCATCCTTTTTTCACTATCCTATCAATTGCATAATGTCTGTATGTCCTTGAAGTGTACTTTAAgctaaggaaaatatatatattttttaaatcttagcATAAATCTCTAACAACTCCACTTGCATTACCATTTCTTGCTGTTTATTCTAGAATGCATACcctaacaaaatatatatattctaaataATCTCCCTCTTATTACAGCCTCGTGTAATACTCAAACCTACCTGGTTACTTCTTTAGTAAAGAAAGATAAACTTTTGATTGTAAAAGATCGAGCACGTTAAATCGCCGTGTGGGTTCTGGTATCTGTTTcagttaaaataaaacataattgaaCCTCATTATAAAATCTCTCACTATTTATAGGTCCTTCTTAACTTTGAAAGCCTTGATAATGGCTCTCAACGAAAATTTGCTGATTCAAAACCGTTTGAATAAAAAGGTTTTGAGAAGCAAAAGAAATTATAAGAGGTTTCCGTCTAAAACGGAAATCACATATTTTGTGATTCGAAGAATTGTCGAATGCGAGGAATATATTTCTAACATGAAAACACACACGAAAAATTcgttaatttatagaaaatataattttactgaAAATCGAATATTGCGGTTCCAGGAATAAGTTTTTCAATCAGACTCGGAGAGTTTCTGGGTTAAGAaataatatctaaaaattttttaaaccctGATCTTGAAATTTCGAAGTTTGCTTTCGGTCTTTGAACTTCGAATATGCTCAACCTAACATAAAAATCTACAGATAACAGTAAACCATAAGTTTTTCCTGTTTAAAATCGAACTATTCATTTCtatggatatatttttattacattagacacgttttaattatgtatattatactatatatatatcattaaccaccgatatcggaccactataaaatatagctgccatacaagctgagcggtcaaaatcaagataaaatctttttataaacttttatattatgcacctgtgaagggtattactgCCGAAATTaaccattttttcttgttttgatatCCTTGGTTAAGctaggcgtatgagtaaccgaAAAGTCCCCCCATACTACGTAGGTAAAGTCAGTGCGTTGCAAATGTTTCTTTTAAGCTTTAGAgagttaatatacaatatttacataattttgtctatttttatgatttaataaagtaatatttttattttttttttaaagtctttTTCCTCCTTCGGCTCAATTATGCCATACATATACTGTAAAAATCCACTAACAACAAAAGAGCTGCAACACCTGTGATTTTCCCACGTTGCTGTTTGCAAAACGAACCGAGGTTCTAGTCACCATACATACACAGTCACACACACCTACACGCGTTTAGATTTTGCTATTTGCTTTCGCGAAGTTCTAATGCAATGTCGTGTAACGCCCCGAAGTGCGCTTATGGCAAAAGGTGTTAATACAGTATTTGCATTTTGCATTTACGTAAAGTgagaacaaaacaaacaaaagcaaacggaaaaaccaacaaaacaacaattaaattagTGGTAAATGCTGGTTCAACAATAACCACAAGGAAATggaacacacgcacacacttgtatatataaatatattgcaaaaagCTCGCAGCTAAATGTCATTGCAACACATCTGCATACAGACAGGGTGACACAATTTGTATGAAAACTACTTCTCGTTAACAAATTTTGTGCTGTAAGGGTGtgggaaaatatttattcttctTTCTGAGCTGCTGTGAATGATCCTCTCCTCTCTAAAAGTGAAAAGAATTAATATAGATTTGTCGAACTCGAAcctatggtaaaaaaaattcaaattattcatttttataacaaaaataaaaaaagagcgCCATTTGTTCGTTACATCGAATTTCTGGAATCTTGGAAGAGGCTTTGCGATTTGAAATGATGTAGCCTCTCAAGGAAAAACCGAGTTCGGTACAGAGTTACAAAGAATGTATAATTTTGACCATCAAAATTGacctaaaataattttatatagtagATTAAAGACGGATGGATTAATCTCACTCAAAGACCTTATGAATTGAAAGCTTAACATAGAAACAGAAagctcaaaaaaatatatggaagTCAGAATCAAGAGTTTTGGAAGAAGATCTCTCTCCATTCTTATATGAATACAATTTCTTAATGAAGAAAAGATATATTAGGATATAAGAAGATGGTAGCGACTCTgtaaacgtcgaagaccctataaagtatacatataatatataaattattagcgCGCCGAgtagagtcgatttagccatgttcgtctgtctatccgtcgGTCTGTTCTGcgtatataagcgaactagtctctcagttttaaagatatcgatctgaaattttacatacgtccccaaaaagctgtttatttgtcgcCGCCGTCAATATGCGACCACTTTAagatataactgtcatacaaactgctcGATAAAGATAAattctttgtatggaaaactttttatttgacaagttatctccatgaaatttgctataaattattgctcaagacaacgctacaaactccgaagaaattgtttagatgagattattatagcatatagctgccattcaaactgactaATCAGGCTATATGAAAGgcacctgtgaaaggtattatacaTGGGGTGCTGCCGAAATGAAGTTTGTTTTTCGATTTCTGATCAGGAAGTATCAGAAAAATATTCCAGGGCTGCCATTGCAACAAAACCGACGAATGAAGTTATCAAACCTACCATGCAGCTTGTCACTGCACGCTTACTCTCTTCCATTCCCATCTTACCTGCACGTAATTGGTGAccctttaatttaaattgtttttgttactatttTCTGTTTGAGCTTACCGTTTTTACGCATGCTGCAACCATTGTGACCTTGAAgaattacatatacacatacatagctGTATAtcaataaatgtacatatatacatataaatgtaagcGGATAGGTGTAACTACGCAGCATTTCcggggcaacaacaacaatgagcgTATAACAGgtgccaacaacaaaaagtcaACACCTGcagatatatacacacatatacatatacatatgtaaaaacatacatacataagtatgtatatttaagttgCTTTCTGCGAATTCACGCAATAAAATCATAACAAACCTGCAATAGAGCGAGCGGTGGAGTAGTGCTGAGCTGAAAAGGTTCATGCGAAACAAGTACAAAAGAAATTTCATGTGACATTGGGCAAAACCTACAATAACAACTGCACCGTTGTGCATgtgcatacgtatgtacatatgtgtgtgagtgtatgtgcaAGACAACATTGGCTGCAACAGTCATAACAGTAAAACGCACAAACGTCATCAAATCGGGTGCAAAAGACCAAAAGGCAAAGAGGCAGTTGGCAAAGTGATAAAATGGAAAGATGAGATTCAAAGAGGACAAATAtagacatatgtacgtacaaatATGAATGTACAAACAGTTGACCATGATGATTAACAGCGGCGTTACAGAGTTATGTTATAAAGTGGAAATGTAAACACAATAAGATAATTGAAAAGcgatttacatataaaaatactttgactaaatttttgatttgatttttttaaaataattttcaatttttaaaattttttttaaatgtttttattctgtattttttgtttttttaagtaatttatacTTCTGCGATAACAGCAAACAACGATTTTCCGCCTTTAACAACATTTTCGACCAAATGTTCCAACAAACTATGTAAAGTAACGTCTAACAGACACCTTTGTTGCACAGTGAGAGCCACTTTTGAGAGAACTACAGGAATTTGCTGAATACGAGTGGCCTTTTAGAATGTTAGTTGGAGGGGTTGATAAAGGTTAGGGTTGTTCTTGTCATTCCGTTTCGATAAAGTCTTGTGAAATGTTTTGATATTTCAATGTATGAAGGTCTGAAGTAGAAATTAGCGTTGTATGGaagattttataatatatgtatggataGATAAACAAGTAGGGAGTCCGATACCACCAAACTTGTAGTATATTTGAAACCGTAAAAGCTGATGTTCTAATGGAATGACAAAGACAGGATAAgaattctttaaaaattctTAGCTAATTTTCTGAAGACCGATGATAATTTCCTTAGGAAACAGTGTAAGACAACGTGTGAGACAACAAATCTAGCCCATACAAATCTCAAGTTCAATTGTAAGACAAATCCATGTTGTTTCTTAAGAAACTCCACTTCTATTACATTAACACTTATAAATGCAATATTTCCCATTGGAacaagttaggttaggttaaaaagGTCGATCTATAAGTTCCTCATAAATCGAAAAAGCGCTGTGAGCCTACCACTGATTTCTTGAGACGGCGAATATCAGTTTCGGTTTGTATGAATGCGGAGAGTCATACAAAAGCTGGACAAAGGAGGAGAAAGTGCTTATCGCAAGGATGCCTATTGGATACTTTGCAGTAAAAACCTTGAGGATTGAGTAGTTCAGTAGATGTGCTGTGTTCTACTCTAGGCCAGAAGGGTCTCGCAGCCGCACAGGTGCTGGGCATCGACCAACGCTTGCTAACGACTttcgaataaaatattaaaatgtattgcAGTTACTTAATTATGTATGTAGGCCAAGAAGTATGCGAAAAGCTTTTCTtcgatataaatatatgtataaaagctCAGGACATATGGAGCTTTTGAATAAAGTTTTCGTAAAAATTTCCTTTcgggaaaataatatattacaaattgacatacagacatgtaTCAGAgaacaatagcaataaaaagtACCTGCAATAAAATGTCTCCACTTAAAAAATGTCCTTATATAGCAGGGAATTATTAACAGACAGTTATATTAACAGGGGAATATGACGATAGATGTCAGGCAAAGCAAAATTTTCGCTATAAAGAAAAATCGGAGAAAAGGAAGTTTTCCAAACACATATGCTTTTATCTCTCCGAAAATCAAAGCTTCAGAGGCATCAGCGGAACATTGTTTTAGATAATTTGTTAGTTGTAACGAATAAATATTGGCGTCAGCtactacattaaaaatattaatatttcccatttaaaaaagtgtttattgtcaaattttaatttaaccacttttgcaacatttaaacttttatttgtatgtctctatttattaacaatttcctactaacatttaatttaaaaactaacacaaatattttgtaataaattttaaaacaaataaattaaaaaaaataggatTCTTTGGCCATTCgactttgttattgttggtggAGAAATGCCTGTTTggaaacttaatttcaataggTCACAAATGttgtataaaaatgcatttttgtcaaattttcagTCAACCAAAATGAAGCGAGCTGCTCCCAGGAACTTCAATGCAATGCCGCCACAGCTTTGTGAGCTGCGTCATCCAAATCCACCGCTGTTTGAATGGCCAAACCAGAatcttttagtatttttctgGCCTCATCCACATTTGTGCCTTCCAAGCGcacaataagcggtactttCAGATCAAGGGTTTTGGAGGCAGCAACAACTCCATTAGCAATGGTGGCACAATTCACAATACCACCAAAGACATTTACAAGTATAGCTTTTACTTTCGTATCAGATGTAACTATTTGGAAGGCTTTCAGCACTTGATTCTCTTTAACGCCACCGCCAACGTCGAGAAAATTTGCTGGCTCACCGCCATTCAACTTAATTATGTCCATCGTGGCCATGGCGAGACCAGCGCCATTTACCAGACAACCAATATTTCCGTCCATAGCCACGTAATTGAGATTATTTTTGGCTGCTTCCACTTCACGTGGATCTGTATCCTCTTCGGCAGTGTGCATAGCGAAAATATCTTTTTGCCGATACTCCGCATTATCATCGAAGTTTAACTTAGCATCAACGGCGATTACTTCATTTGTATCCGTTTCAGCTAACGGGTTAATCTCGATTTGTGTGGCATCGACAGCTTTGAAGAGATCGAAGAGCTTTTGTATTTCTTCAGCAGCACGTTCTACGCATTGTCCTTTAAACTCGAGGAATTTCGCAATTTCGATGAGTGTATTTTGTGGTATTGGCTTGGCTAGATCTAGAGGTACAGTCTTGATTTTCTCTGGTGTTTTTTCGGCGACCGCTTCGATATCCATACCACCAGCAGGCGAGGCAATAAGCACTGGTCCATTGTGTTCACGATCCAATACTATTGATAGATATGTTTCACGTGTGATATTTACGCTGCGTGCTACCATCACTTTTTTAACTAATATTCCTGATTTTGGTGTTTGCTTGGTGATAAGCCGATTACCAATCATTTGTTTGGTAAGCGACAGGACGTCATCCTTCCTAAGAGCGTAATAAAAAACGTTGTTTATAAATGTTATGGACATACATTAAGGAGTATAATACTGACTTCGTGGTAAGATGTACTCCTCCTTTGAATCCATTATCAAAAACACCCTTACCGCGACCGCCTGCCAGTATTTGTGCCTTCACGACATATTCCGAGCAATCTgtagttataaataataaaaatgtcatGTAATAATCTTATTTAAACTAAGCAAACAATTACATGCTTACCAAACTGGTTTATTAACTGCGCATCGTTGGGCGAATTTTCTAATACTTTGAACTCTTGTATAGCGACACCAAATTTTTGCAACAGTTCCTTGCTGTTGCACTCGAGCAAATTTAAATGACGCACTTGCTGCAGACGTGTTGtctaaaatatgcaatataATGGTTCAGTTGATAAATATAAGTTTTGTTACCGATTATGTAGCTATCAGCGCAACTTAACCTTTTGGAGTATCCGCATGGCGGGAGCGAAGCCGGCAGCAGCGCGTAAAAGAGgcagcatttttttatattaatagttaaagaaattaaaatagtttagtGAAAATTCACTAAACAGTCTATAATTAAGTTTAATAGTGAAAAGTTAGGTAGGCAGCAGTACTTTGAACTTCTATTTATTATTGCTAATTTAAATGATAGAGTAGGTATTTGTTatcaaatgtttatatttttaggcAAATTGAGAGAGAAGAGAGTTAATCTAACAGCGGATGTAGAGAAGTATTTTGATAGCac
The sequence above is drawn from the Bactrocera oleae isolate idBacOlea1 chromosome 5, idBacOlea1, whole genome shotgun sequence genome and encodes:
- the LOC106615854 gene encoding uncharacterized protein isoform X4, which codes for MYMKYVTFCRWFAVLVLLQTFMPPGADSKPMPGKKTNMALSALAGMTAGHLIGRAVAAHREKKEKLDMSEHLPPNCRKEIRTERDKQDWNKFIETKYIVCDPLPYQQPQQTQQQQMQPKQPQQQPHQQRQQQYLQHQQQQPQQPLHPQWHPSPIASQGQPQQSVEQVHSQPSYYTPIYPKLPMAGSQQPASHAHFPYQYPSVQQQNKQSIAQQQNPVPFANHSVQQQSEKIVPQSVEIPAAPPAPTPQTTERSNPFIAFIKKIQKSLAKRIVEQAAKQASADGIKDSYLRIQQAVDQPNPPTEEQHKSPLNNSQEVANAAVAQAGLIVQPSVVGPAQPVAPAVQQVQPASVPQPNQQQPAGFQQSVVAGQPIGFVQPPQQATQPPAQEPQTVQVVQQPPQVEPSQPVQPVQTVQINVPQPNQQPPAGFQQSVEAGQPIGFVQPPQQAAQPPAQAPQIGQVVQQPQQVQPPQPVQPVQTVQIPQTVQTGPQPMQPVQVFQQAQPAQPAQGPSQVFVLSKKTGYFRKSSAEKILQTNFVLMMIMAFLLIWFQ
- the LOC106615854 gene encoding uncharacterized protein isoform X2; amino-acid sequence: MYMKYVTFCRWFAVLVLLQTFMPPGADSKPMPGKKTNMALSALAGMTAGHLIGRAVAAHREKKEKLDMSEHLPPNCRKEIRTERDKQDWNKFIETKYIVCDPLPYQQPQQTQQQQMQPKQPQQQPHQQRQYQQQYLQKQEQQPQQQYLQHQQQQPQQPLHPQWHPSPIASQGQPQQSVEQVHSQPSYYTPIYPKLPMAGSQQPASHAHFPYQYPSVQQQNKQSIAQQQNPVPFANHSVQQQSEKIVPQSVEIPAAPPAPTPQTTERSNPFIAFIKKIQKSLAKRIVEQAAKQASADGIKDSYLRIQQAVDQPNPPTEEQHKSPLNNSQEVANAAVAQAGLIVQPSVVGPAQPVAPAVQQVQPASVPQPNQQQPAGFQQSVVAGQPIGFVQPPQQATQPPAQEPQTVQVVQQPPQVEPSQPVQPVQTVQINVPQPNQQPPAGFQQSVEAGQPIGFVQPPQQAAQPPAQAPQIGQVVQQPQQVQPPQPVQPVQTVQIPQTVQTGPQPMQPVQVFQQAQPAQPAQGPSQVFVLSKKTGYFRKSSAEKILQTNFVLMMIMAFLLIWFQ
- the LOC106615854 gene encoding uncharacterized protein isoform X3, with the protein product MYMKYVTFCRWFAVLVLLQTFMPPGADSKPMPGKKTNMALSALAGMTAGHLIGRAVAAHREKKEKLDMSEHLPPNCRKEIRTERDKQDWNKFIETKYIVCDPLPYQQPQQTQQQQMQQPKQPQQQPHQQRQQQYLQHQQQQPQQPLHPQWHPSPIASQGQPQQSVEQVHSQPSYYTPIYPKLPMAGSQQPASHAHFPYQYPSVQQQNKQSIAQQQNPVPFANHSVQQQSEKIVPQSVEIPAAPPAPTPQTTERSNPFIAFIKKIQKSLAKRIVEQAAKQASADGIKDSYLRIQQAVDQPNPPTEEQHKSPLNNSQEVANAAVAQAGLIVQPSVVGPAQPVAPAVQQVQPASVPQPNQQQPAGFQQSVVAGQPIGFVQPPQQATQPPAQEPQTVQVVQQPPQVEPSQPVQPVQTVQINVPQPNQQPPAGFQQSVEAGQPIGFVQPPQQAAQPPAQAPQIGQVVQQPQQVQPPQPVQPVQTVQIPQTVQTGPQPMQPVQVFQQAQPAQPAQGPSQVFVLSKKTGYFRKSSAEKILQTNFVLMMIMAFLLIWFQ
- the LOC106615854 gene encoding uncharacterized protein isoform X1, producing the protein MYMKYVTFCRWFAVLVLLQTFMPPGADSKPMPGKKTNMALSALAGMTAGHLIGRAVAAHREKKEKLDMSEHLPPNCRKEIRTERDKQDWNKFIETKYIVCDPLPYQQPQQTQQQQMQQPKQPQQQPHQQRQYQQQYLQKQEQQPQQQYLQHQQQQPQQPLHPQWHPSPIASQGQPQQSVEQVHSQPSYYTPIYPKLPMAGSQQPASHAHFPYQYPSVQQQNKQSIAQQQNPVPFANHSVQQQSEKIVPQSVEIPAAPPAPTPQTTERSNPFIAFIKKIQKSLAKRIVEQAAKQASADGIKDSYLRIQQAVDQPNPPTEEQHKSPLNNSQEVANAAVAQAGLIVQPSVVGPAQPVAPAVQQVQPASVPQPNQQQPAGFQQSVVAGQPIGFVQPPQQATQPPAQEPQTVQVVQQPPQVEPSQPVQPVQTVQINVPQPNQQPPAGFQQSVEAGQPIGFVQPPQQAAQPPAQAPQIGQVVQQPQQVQPPQPVQPVQTVQIPQTVQTGPQPMQPVQVFQQAQPAQPAQGPSQVFVLSKKTGYFRKSSAEKILQTNFVLMMIMAFLLIWFQ